ACACACAGCCAGGAGCGTCCCGACTCTGTCAGACACGGTGGTGGCGCTGATTGAGATGGGTGAGCAAACTTCCTGAGGCGGGAACAGTCACGAAACCAGCACCTGAGTCGTCGTGTCTTCGCAGGCTTCAACGTGGACGCGCTGCCCGTCTATGCCAAGAGGTCGCAGAGGATGGTGATCACTGCACGTGAGTCCCGCCTTCGTCGccctggtgatgatgatgatgataatgatgatgagtgTGCTCTGTGTTTGGACCCCAGCGCCAGTCACCAACACGCCGGTCGCGCCCAAAGCTCTGTCAGCGGGTCAGAAGCGCACACACCCGTCGCATATCCCCGGCTACTTCCCAGAATTCCCTGACCCACACACGTACATCAAAACTCCGGTGAGTCCAGCAGCACCTCTGCCACGCGCCTCTGCAGCTGGACCACTGACGCGGCTGCTCTCTCCCCGTAGACGTTCCGGGAGCCGGTGTCGGACTACCAGGTGGTGAGAGAGAAGGCTGCCACCCAGAGGAGAGACGTGGAGCGAGCGCTGACCCGCTTCATGGCCAAAACAGGGGAGACGCAGAGTCTGTTCAAAGACGACGTGACAGCGTTTCCACGTGAGTGCAGCGCCGCCGACTCTTCTGTTCACCCTGGagttcagctccttcacgcgctTTTGCAGAATCATCCCATGCAGGAGACATTTGAGTCTCTCTGCAGCGCAGCAGGGCGCCCTCTGGCGGGCGTCTCAGTTGGCGCAGCTCAACTGTTGAGTGTTTTGAAGCATGAAGCAACTCAAACACTTCAGAGTCACACTTGTCTGACTGTGGTGTGTTGGTGGGCAGTGATCGCAGCCCAGCGCAGCTCCATCCCGTACCTCAGCGCCCTCCTGCCCTCGGAGCTGGAACTGCAGACCCTGGAGGAGACAGACTCGTCGGAGCAGGACGACCAGACGGACAACGAGAACGCGTCGGGAAACATCATCGCTgtgagtcctgctgctgctgctggaacatTATGACCGCAGTGCGAGCGCTCGGCCCTCTACGGGGCGGAGCCACAGCCCCTCCCACTCCACTGGTGTCTCACCTGTGTCTCTCCTCCAGGACGATCCGGCGGCAGACAAAGAAAACTCGCTGCTGCCTCCCTCCAGCGTGGTTCCCTCCACCAAGGCCAACGACGACAGCGTGATCGACAACCCGTACCTGAGGCCCGTCAAGAAACCCAAGATCAGGAGGAAGAAGTGACCCAGGCTTCTGTGTTTTGATAATAAATGTTGGATGCACCGGACTtacctgttgttgttgtctatTGTGCTGTGAATGTATCCACAGATACATGAAATTTTTCGTTTCTTCTCATCAATCAGACCTGGGACTTGAACCAGCAACCATCCTCACATCAGAGGCAGATGCTCATCCCAGTGAGCTATCAAGAGACAGAAGAACTTTTTCGTTTCTTCCATTTATCCTCCTCATTTGAACAAGTTACTCAAGAAAATTGAAGTCACCAACGGTCCGCCTGACCGGGGTCTTGAACCTGGAACCTCTGTGGCTTGTAGCGGCGTGTACCCCCACAAGCCACAGGAACACATTGGTCTCAGTGTTTCGGCAGTGATTTGTTTCTCAGTGACACATGTTTGAAAATTAAACTCAAGAACCAAACATCGGCCACATGTGGGACTTGAACCAGCACCTTCCTCACACCGTATGCAAGGCTTCATCCCAGTGAGCTACACAGGCAGGGGCTGAAATTTTCGATTCTAATATTTATCCTCATCCTCTGAGCACGCTTTAAATAAATGAGTAAGCAGGAATCGAACTCACAACTGCAGAGTGAGGAGCAGCGAGTGAAGCCGCTAGACCACAGGAGGTCCACTCAGTTCGCCAGCTCATGTTGAAGAGCGCAGCTTCACACTTGAAGAGTTAGATTTCTGAGGTCCACTTCTGCTCATGGGTTTCAACCTCAGTCGGGCGCCATCTTAAAGTTCAGCTGAGCTCAGGAAGTGTTTCATCTGCAGCTCCTGACTTGGTTCCTCAGCTCATGTTCACGGCTCTTTTGTGTCTGACCTGAGTGGAGATGGAGTAGATCTCATCCAAAGGTCTGTCTGAAGCAGGCCACTCCCTCCCCTGAGGAGGCTGTCGATCCATGAGTCGCGACCTTGACCCAGGAGGTCATCTGTGACTCCAGAGAACTGCAGTGGTGTGGAGCTCACTTTCTCAGAGCCCAGTCATGAGGAGCAGCTGATCTTCTGGTTCCTCTCCGGAGGCTCTCAGGGACCTGAGGGAGACACTGACCACAGTTGCTTCGAGTCCCCAGTCCTGATCTCCAAGTCGTCACTTCTGAAACCTGGTGAGATCTGCATTCTCAGAGCCTCTGTGGCCGATGATCCTGCAGCAGGCTGAGGAACAGGAGGAGCTCCACTCTGACCTGGCTCTCCAGCTGAAGGTCCATTGATCCCTGTTATGTTCCTGCCAGATCAGGAGCCTGTGAGCTTCTCTTGTCTGGTGACAGTAGGGAGGTGGAACCCTGGAAGAGAGCCACACCTTCTTCCACCAGCTTCACTTCtgcgggtcatgtgaccaccttCCAGCGGACACACTGACGTGGGTCACGGTTCCTCACCTTCGGCAGATGATCGAGTGACTCGACGTGACTCGCCTGTCCTTCGGAACTTGGATCGAATGACGAGCTTCTCACCGGTCGAACCTGAGCCTTTCGGCTGGGACGGTCGCTCACCAGCAGATCGGCCACCGGTCTGCCGCTCGGGCAGACAGACAGGTCTCAATGCGCCGCAGCGACGACTCGCCCGCAGACACGCGAGAGCAAGACAGTTCAGCAACCAGAGACAGGCGGCAGGagggcgccctctggtggtgcTCCTCCGTCCAGCGCTTCTCCGTGGAACAGTCAGCCCCAAAGCACTACATGACCCTCCACCTTTCCAGCTCACTTTTATCTGCCTGCTCTTCTGTCACATGCTGGGAACACATTTATGACTCTGGTGCACAAGGAGACGCTCTACTCTGCAGTGACCATTGTGGCGCGCAAATATGTTTCTTTGGGACTTAAacacaacacctgtttcttATTCAGTGTAAACatcactaaataaataaagtcatcacTCTATTCACTTCCAGTGTGTTTGTTCACTCCTCCTGTCCTCTGTCACAATCatgagctttttaaaaaaattttcAAAGTGCATCTTCTTGAGACCTGAGCGTCTCCTGACCCGGAAGCGGTAGGTTCAACGGAAGTGACTCTGGCTGCCGatccattttcagcattgtaaACACGACAAACGGCGACAGCTGACACTTTGACAGAAATCTTTATTAGTTCTTTGTACATTCAAAGACTTGACAAAAGGCACATATCCGCTCCTTAAGTTGATAAATAAATTACTAAGTGGCTTCTGTGGCACCGTGTCACTGGGAGAAAAGCTGACCCACGTTGGCAGTTAGATCATGATCGATTGGCACAAACATTCCAGCTtgtcaaataaacaaaactttGAAAGTGGAATGTAATTTTGAAGTTTACAAAATGACAAATTGAAGGCACTCGGGTGCaagagtgtgtgtatgtgtgcgtgacTCAGAGCACCTGTCGGAATAAAGCTGTGTCCATTCATGCTGTGTTCAGTAGTTTGAGAATGTGACTTTTCCTTCATACGTCCtgtctgcagtgtgtgtgtgtatttattcagACTGAGGCACAGAGATGGACGGCCCCTTGGGGTCATCGAACCGGTCCATGGTGTTGAGCTGCATGATCATGTGGAGTCCGTAGACGAAGATGAGCAGCATGAGCAGCGAGGTGAGCAGACCCATCCAGATGCCGGCCGTGAAGAAGCCGGCACAGTCGCTGGCGTACGAGAAGTTGGTCCCGTTGGCCAACCTGAAGCCCTGGATCTGTATTTTTTAGAGGTACATATGAGCTGACATTGTGTCCAGGAACACTGTGAGTGTGAGAAGAGGACAGTGGTGAAATAGGGTCAGGTCGTACCTGGAAGTCCACAAAGTTGACGGCCCACTCTGAGGTGTTCTGCACCGTGTT
This portion of the Synchiropus splendidus isolate RoL2022-P1 chromosome 18, RoL_Sspl_1.0, whole genome shotgun sequence genome encodes:
- the taf8 gene encoding transcription initiation factor TFIID subunit 8 — protein: MADPAVSSGGSLNASGRVGGSKSASSPVENYQLARRRTLQVVVSALLTECGFDSAEKAAVETLTEMMQSYITEIGRCAKSYCEHTARSVPTLSDTVVALIEMGFNVDALPVYAKRSQRMVITAPPVTNTPVAPKALSAGQKRTHPSHIPGYFPEFPDPHTYIKTPTFREPVSDYQVVREKAATQRRDVERALTRFMAKTGETQSLFKDDVTAFPLIAAQRSSIPYLSALLPSELELQTLEETDSSEQDDQTDNENASGNIIADDPAADKENSLLPPSSVVPSTKANDDSVIDNPYLRPVKKPKIRRKK